Sequence from the Pontibacter pudoricolor genome:
AGCATCTGGTCGTGGTAATAACGGCGGTCTTTTTTGCTTTGGTTCTGGTAAGATACAATAGCCCTGTTTACCGCATTCACTATTTGTTTGTCTGCATCTTCTGCATCGAACTGGCGCTTCTCATACCACTCTTTAAAAAGCAGCGTTGCGATCTGCTTTTGTCCTTCGAGCAGTTTCCTGTCCTGCACTTCCATCGCGTTAAGATCTGGTGCAAACTCTTCTCCTATCTGGTCCAGTGCCAGCAAATAGTCAGAACCTTCGGCCTGCATATATGCATAAATTGCCTGCATGGCTTTAATTCGTAGTGTTCTGCGGTTAAGCATAATTAATTGTATAAAGAACGTGTTGTGACTGTAAATTTATAGTTGCCTGGCAGGCAAGGTTTGTAACTATACGCATACTGCAAAGCAAGTAGCCTATAACACAATTTGGTATGGTGTATTTAAAGTAAAAGTGCCACAATTACTGCAGCACTTTTACTTTATTTATAGTTGTTGCTAAGCTATGCTTAGTAAGTTGAATGAACTTTGCCAATGCTCTGGATACGCTGTTCAGCCAGTTTGGTAGCTGCAAGCTGCGTATGGATTCCTTCTTTCTCAGCTAGTTCAAAAATATCCAATGTATATCCGTAGATGCGCTCTGTCTGACCATAAGCGCTTTCGCGGTTGTAGCCCTGTAGCTCAGAGTAAACGTTGATCAGGCCACCAGCATTGATAAGGAAGTCTGGTGCATAGTAAATGCCACGCTCGATAAGTGCTGGTCCGTGAACCGACTCATCTTTCAGCTGGTTGTTTGCGCTACCCGCAATTATCTGGCACTTAAGTCTGGCAAGTGTGCTGTCGTTTATAGTTGCACCCAATGCGCATGGCGAGTAGATATCCACATCAAGATCATAGATCTCATCCATGCCTACCACTTTAGCGCCATACTTGTTAGAGATCTCACGCAGACGGTCTTCATAGATATCGGTGATAAAGATCTGTGCATTTTCTTTTGCAAGCAGCTCTACCAGGTAACCACCTACGTGGCCAACACCCTGAACAGATATTTTCTTGCCTTCTAAAGAATCAGAA
This genomic interval carries:
- a CDS encoding Glu/Leu/Phe/Val family dehydrogenase, which encodes MVEIKEVELKKDTSSIFGQISEYNHEKVVFCHDHETGLKAIIGIHNTVLGPALGGTRMWSYASDAEALNDVLRLSRGMTYKAAISGLNLGGGKAVIIGDAKKDKSEALMRRYGRFVKNLNGAYITAEDVGTTTKDMEYIKMETDHVAGLPESMGGSGDPSPVTAYGTYMGMKAAAKKAYGSDSLEGKKISVQGVGHVGGYLVELLAKENAQIFITDIYEDRLREISNKYGAKVVGMDEIYDLDVDIYSPCALGATINDSTLARLKCQIIAGSANNQLKDESVHGPALIERGIYYAPDFLINAGGLINVYSELQGYNRESAYGQTERIYGYTLDIFELAEKEGIHTQLAATKLAEQRIQSIGKVHSTY